Proteins encoded by one window of Candidatus Ozemobacteraceae bacterium:
- a CDS encoding glutamate mutase L, whose protein sequence is MPGTDNRVLTIDIGSTYTKGALIDRSGRAILARASTPTTVDHLPRGVAHVLHGLLPDRVAAGLDDLDGVTLDLPAHLSCSAKGGLKVAAVGLVPELTLSVARQAVCSAGGKVSGAYAFELTPDDVERIRSDGPDIILLAGGTDGGNAAYALKNARRLAEAGLEATVLFAGNRTVAPELPAMFPEGRLIVTENLMPEFGQLNIEPARMRIRDLFLRRLIEGKGLRRVIDAFGAEPKPTPRAVLELVERLAAVFPDWADTLLIDMGGATTDVYTNSEPTASDGSVILRGLPEPAVKRTVEGDLGMRVSARSVLASGGPVLETLRVEAGMEASELETWADDVSETPSRLPVTSRQAALDRILAAVCVSLSIARHAGTVEESWTPGGKVFLQRGKDLRRVRTIIGSGGYLASSDDASLYLDAIAAASPPAPDGRMPLLPEAPRIVRDRDGLLPLLGNLASPYPELAAALAGQSLVPVSTGRSRHAITQTSQGA, encoded by the coding sequence ATGCCAGGCACCGACAACAGGGTTCTGACGATCGACATCGGGTCGACGTATACCAAGGGCGCGCTGATCGACCGTTCCGGCCGCGCCATCCTCGCGCGCGCCTCGACGCCAACGACCGTCGATCACCTGCCGCGCGGCGTCGCCCACGTCCTGCATGGCCTGCTGCCGGACAGAGTCGCCGCCGGGCTCGACGATCTCGACGGGGTGACGCTCGATCTCCCGGCGCACCTGTCCTGTTCGGCGAAGGGAGGCCTGAAAGTGGCGGCGGTCGGTCTCGTGCCCGAGCTGACCCTCAGCGTCGCCCGGCAGGCGGTCTGTTCGGCCGGCGGCAAGGTCTCGGGGGCCTACGCGTTCGAACTCACGCCTGACGACGTCGAACGCATTAGGAGCGACGGGCCGGACATCATCCTGCTCGCAGGCGGCACGGACGGCGGAAACGCCGCATACGCCCTGAAAAACGCTCGGCGTCTCGCCGAAGCCGGTCTCGAAGCGACCGTTCTGTTCGCGGGAAACCGCACGGTCGCGCCGGAGCTTCCGGCGATGTTCCCCGAGGGGCGCCTGATCGTCACCGAGAATCTGATGCCCGAGTTCGGCCAGCTGAACATCGAGCCGGCGCGCATGCGCATCCGCGATCTGTTCCTTCGCCGGCTGATCGAGGGGAAAGGCCTGCGGCGCGTCATCGACGCGTTCGGCGCCGAACCGAAACCGACGCCGCGCGCCGTTCTCGAGCTGGTGGAGCGCCTCGCCGCCGTTTTCCCGGACTGGGCCGATACACTTTTGATCGACATGGGCGGCGCCACGACCGACGTGTATACGAACAGCGAACCGACCGCCTCCGACGGGAGCGTCATCCTTCGCGGACTGCCGGAGCCGGCCGTCAAGCGCACCGTCGAGGGCGACCTCGGCATGCGGGTCAGCGCACGCTCCGTCCTCGCCTCCGGAGGCCCGGTTCTCGAGACGCTTCGCGTCGAGGCCGGCATGGAGGCTTCCGAGCTCGAAACGTGGGCCGACGACGTCTCCGAAACCCCCAGCCGGCTGCCGGTGACATCCCGGCAGGCGGCTCTCGACCGCATCCTCGCAGCCGTCTGCGTCTCCCTTTCGATCGCCCGGCACGCAGGGACCGTCGAGGAAAGCTGGACGCCCGGCGGAAAAGTGTTTCTGCAGCGCGGCAAGGATCTTCGCCGCGTCCGCACCATCATCGGCTCGGGCGGATATCTAGCATCGTCGGACGATGCGTCGCTGTATCTCGACGCGATCGCAGCCGCATCCCCTCCCGCCCCCGACGGAAGAATGCCGCTGCTTCCGGAGGCGCCACGCATCGTGCGGGACCGGGACGGACTTCTTCCCTTGCTCGGCAACCTCGCTTCACCGTATCCTGAACTCGCCGCGGCGCTTGCCGGCCAGTCGCTGGTTCCGGTCTCCACCGGCCGTTCACGACACGCCATCACCCAGACTTCACAAGGAGCCTGA
- a CDS encoding transporter substrate-binding domain-containing protein produces the protein MRTVICIAIILSTTVFGLSSPVSAQVGSSSFFASGTVLLTDEEQAWLKARSGVIRFAPDPAFPPLEWFDEQGGYRGFVADCFRLIETRLGARFEIVRCATWDEVLQKAKRREVDGITAAQITPGRQAYLSFTRPLADIPNVIITRHDQQGVLEFGLMKEMSIAITSGNALHEYLRTGFPELRLVPYPDDLSCLHAVSFGRADATVINVAIAAWLIEKHGIVNLRVAGDSGKKNQLAIACRNDEPLMLTIMEKGLSSLTDQERQEIFGRWIRLEDGAGVSREYFWRILGYAAMLLTAVLTAFFVWNRALQAQVALRTDELQAELTAKREIEKALRDEKERLAVTLASIGEGVITTDTVGRVTMMNRIAMELTGWSLAEAAGRPLIEILPITSDASPGRQAAGMVDRNGTRRRIASTKAPILNGSGVQIGIIIVFQDVTVREEMERELQRHQKLESLGILAGGIAHDFNNILTGILGHVSLAKAEIPKGQKASTYLAEAESSIATARGLTRQLLTFARGGTPQKRVQSIRNLLEDSARLVMSGSPIRLHLDISDDLRLLEVDEGQLGQAIQNLVINARQSMSATGTIRLSAVNIDVSGDGMKVDGHSRPNGSNRLPPGKYVEIRVSDEGNGIAPDVLPHLFDPFFTTKPTGHGLGLSTVYSIVEQHGGHITVESTLGAGATFRVYLPATDAQKADTSEPSSVQCGDGGKILVMDDEPSILSVMEGILRRLGYECVCVSNGDEAVIEYRKAVAGGAPFCLAILDLTIRGGMGGLDTAEKLHELDPGLRIMVASGYSSDPVMADHTAYGFCYALSKPFTLSDVEKALAAIFGDGSSRKAA, from the coding sequence ATGAGAACCGTCATCTGCATTGCGATCATCCTCTCGACGACCGTTTTCGGCCTGTCGTCGCCCGTTTCTGCGCAGGTCGGGAGCTCGTCGTTCTTCGCATCCGGCACCGTCCTTCTCACAGATGAAGAGCAGGCATGGCTGAAGGCCCGGAGCGGTGTCATCCGGTTTGCCCCCGACCCGGCCTTCCCCCCTCTCGAGTGGTTCGACGAGCAGGGTGGGTATCGCGGATTCGTCGCAGACTGTTTCCGACTCATCGAAACCCGCCTCGGGGCGCGATTCGAGATCGTCAGATGCGCCACCTGGGATGAGGTACTCCAGAAGGCGAAACGCCGGGAGGTCGACGGCATCACGGCGGCCCAGATCACGCCAGGGCGTCAGGCGTATCTTTCCTTCACGAGGCCGCTCGCCGACATTCCCAACGTCATCATCACCCGCCACGATCAGCAGGGCGTGCTCGAGTTCGGCCTCATGAAGGAGATGAGCATCGCGATAACCAGCGGAAATGCGCTCCATGAGTATCTCCGAACCGGCTTTCCCGAACTGAGGCTGGTTCCGTATCCTGACGATCTCTCCTGCCTTCATGCGGTTTCCTTCGGCAGGGCAGATGCGACGGTCATCAACGTTGCCATCGCCGCCTGGTTGATAGAAAAACACGGGATTGTGAACCTGCGCGTCGCCGGCGACTCCGGCAAGAAGAACCAACTCGCCATCGCCTGCAGGAACGACGAGCCGCTCATGCTCACGATCATGGAAAAGGGCCTTTCCTCCCTGACGGATCAGGAGCGGCAGGAGATCTTCGGCAGATGGATCAGACTCGAAGACGGCGCGGGGGTTTCGCGCGAGTATTTCTGGCGGATTCTCGGATATGCGGCCATGTTGCTGACGGCCGTCCTGACCGCCTTTTTCGTCTGGAACCGCGCCCTGCAGGCCCAAGTGGCCCTCCGGACCGACGAACTCCAGGCCGAGCTTACCGCCAAGCGCGAGATCGAAAAGGCCCTGAGAGACGAGAAGGAGCGTCTCGCCGTCACGCTCGCCAGCATCGGAGAAGGCGTCATCACCACCGATACCGTCGGCCGCGTGACGATGATGAACCGCATCGCCATGGAGCTGACCGGGTGGAGCCTGGCTGAAGCAGCCGGCCGGCCGCTCATCGAGATTCTGCCGATCACCTCCGACGCCTCCCCCGGGCGTCAGGCGGCCGGCATGGTCGATCGTAACGGAACCAGGCGTCGCATCGCCAGCACGAAGGCGCCGATCCTGAACGGCAGCGGCGTGCAGATCGGCATCATCATCGTCTTTCAGGACGTCACGGTCCGGGAGGAGATGGAACGAGAACTCCAACGGCATCAGAAACTCGAGTCGCTTGGCATTCTGGCCGGCGGCATCGCTCATGATTTCAATAATATCCTTACCGGTATTCTCGGACACGTCTCGCTCGCGAAAGCGGAAATCCCCAAAGGACAGAAGGCGTCCACCTATCTGGCCGAGGCGGAAAGCTCTATCGCCACCGCACGGGGTCTGACTCGGCAACTCCTGACCTTCGCCCGGGGCGGGACTCCCCAGAAGCGGGTCCAGTCGATCCGCAATCTTCTCGAGGATTCGGCGCGGCTCGTCATGTCAGGCAGTCCGATCAGGCTTCACCTGGATATTTCCGACGATCTGCGGCTCCTGGAAGTCGACGAGGGGCAACTCGGCCAGGCAATCCAGAATCTGGTCATCAACGCCCGGCAGTCGATGTCGGCTACCGGCACCATCAGATTATCGGCGGTCAATATCGACGTGTCGGGCGACGGCATGAAGGTCGACGGACATTCCCGCCCGAACGGGAGCAATCGCCTTCCTCCGGGGAAGTATGTCGAAATCCGCGTATCGGATGAAGGAAACGGCATCGCGCCTGACGTCCTTCCGCACCTGTTCGACCCGTTTTTCACGACCAAGCCTACGGGCCACGGTCTCGGTCTGTCGACCGTCTACTCGATCGTCGAGCAGCACGGAGGCCATATCACCGTCGAATCGACCCTGGGCGCCGGAGCGACATTCCGGGTGTATCTGCCGGCAACGGACGCGCAAAAGGCGGACACCTCCGAGCCCTCTTCCGTCCAATGCGGCGACGGCGGAAAAATTCTGGTCATGGATGACGAACCGTCCATTCTCTCGGTCATGGAGGGGATCCTGCGGCGCCTTGGATACGAATGCGTCTGCGTCTCCAATGGGGACGAAGCCGTCATCGAATACCGGAAAGCCGTAGCCGGCGGGGCGCCGTTCTGCCTCGCGATCCTCGACCTGACGATCAGGGGCGGCATGGGCGGGCTGGATACGGCCGAGAAGTTGCACGAACTCGACCCCGGGCTCAGGATCATGGTTGCCTCGGGATATTCGAGTGACCCCGTCATGGCCGATCATACGGCCTACGGCTTCTGCTATGCCCTGAGCAAACCGTTCACGCTGTCCGACGTCGAGAAAGCCCTCGCCGCCATTTTCGGCGACGGTTCGTCGAGGAAGGCCGCATGA
- a CDS encoding GntR family transcriptional regulator, which produces MFGEFAIDKGRDLPAYRQLIERIRQLIRERKLLAGDRLPPERELARHLDLARGTVKKAYEELARERLLTITQGRGTFVADQADPAAPPRQGKAQMLVQHFVDELEALRYTPEEISHLLETELERRTKLRATFPIAAVDCNPEALSIFEQQLGRFAHLKLRTFLLEDLRRAGDASARLEPFALIITTTTHAEELVDLAPAVADRLLPVAVSPSPETLMALAGLAAAGKIAVICRSSRFHEIIRIHLRRIGIPPERVSAMLDVQPGALLRLAGTVQAIILPPGHAFPLSSQVSKTLNEFTRRGGKLVRFEYQIDRGSLLHIEEKTAALLQRSAA; this is translated from the coding sequence ATGTTCGGCGAGTTCGCGATAGACAAGGGCCGGGATCTGCCGGCATACCGCCAGCTGATAGAAAGAATCAGGCAGCTCATCAGGGAAAGGAAGCTCCTGGCGGGCGACAGACTGCCGCCCGAGCGCGAACTCGCCAGACATCTTGACCTCGCCCGGGGCACCGTCAAGAAGGCCTACGAGGAACTCGCCCGCGAGCGGCTTCTCACGATCACCCAGGGCCGGGGCACCTTCGTCGCAGACCAGGCCGATCCTGCGGCGCCCCCCCGACAGGGAAAAGCCCAGATGCTGGTTCAGCACTTCGTCGACGAGCTCGAGGCCCTGCGGTACACCCCGGAGGAAATCAGCCATCTGCTCGAGACGGAGCTGGAGCGCCGGACGAAGCTCCGGGCGACGTTTCCGATCGCGGCCGTCGACTGCAATCCCGAAGCCCTGTCGATCTTCGAACAGCAACTCGGCCGGTTCGCCCACCTGAAGCTCAGAACGTTCCTCCTGGAAGACCTTCGCCGGGCCGGGGATGCGTCGGCCCGCCTCGAGCCGTTCGCCCTGATCATCACGACCACGACGCACGCGGAAGAACTCGTCGATCTCGCTCCGGCCGTCGCCGACCGTCTCCTTCCCGTCGCTGTCTCGCCGAGCCCGGAAACCCTCATGGCCCTGGCCGGCCTCGCCGCCGCGGGGAAGATCGCGGTGATCTGCCGCAGCAGCCGGTTTCACGAGATCATCCGGATCCACCTCAGGCGCATCGGCATCCCTCCGGAACGCGTTTCGGCGATGCTCGACGTCCAGCCGGGCGCCCTTCTCCGGCTCGCTGGTACCGTCCAGGCAATCATTCTCCCTCCCGGCCACGCATTCCCGCTTTCCAGCCAGGTTTCGAAAACCCTGAACGAGTTCACCCGGCGCGGCGGCAAGCTCGTCCGATTCGAATACCAGATCGATCGCGGCTCTCTCCTCCATATCGAGGAAAAGACCGCCGCCCTGCTCCAGCGCTCCGCCGCATAA
- a CDS encoding methylaspartate mutase subunit E gives MNPLTWNDFLSIRDAVLATWPTGKGLSLDEALAYQKALPPGRNFALAMKRANEQGRTLLQPRAGVALVNEHIKLLQYLETEGEADLLPTTIDAYTRQNRYQEAANGIEKSLQAGTSLLNGFPAVNHGLAGCRQVVEAVKSPVQVRHGTPDARLLAEITLAAGFTSYEGGGISYNIPYAKKVPLQKSIDDWKYVDRLVGWYEENGVSINREPFGPLTGTLVPPFVSHVVAIVEGLLALGQGVRSLTLGYGQGGNFIQDVAAMLSLRELADEYFRKAGFSGYDLTTVFHQWMGGFPEDESKAFSVICWGSTVAALSGATKVIVKTPHEARGIPTKEANAAGLKATRQVVNMLADQRAVMSPRLQEEIEIIKKEVRTVMDAVERLGNGDIEAGIIAAFAAGVMDVPFAPATCNHGKILPIRDNEGCIRLFQRGNVPMTDDVWAFHQERLHQRASAEKRALCFQMVTDDIYAVSKGKLVGRPR, from the coding sequence ATGAACCCTCTCACCTGGAACGATTTTCTCTCGATCCGCGACGCCGTCCTCGCCACCTGGCCGACGGGCAAAGGCCTCAGCCTCGACGAGGCGCTAGCGTATCAGAAAGCCCTTCCGCCCGGCCGCAACTTCGCCCTGGCGATGAAGAGGGCGAACGAGCAGGGCAGAACCCTCCTGCAGCCGCGCGCCGGCGTTGCGCTCGTCAACGAGCACATCAAACTCCTTCAGTATCTCGAGACGGAAGGCGAGGCGGACCTGCTTCCGACAACGATCGACGCATACACCCGCCAGAACCGGTATCAGGAGGCGGCCAACGGGATCGAGAAGTCGCTCCAGGCCGGAACCTCCCTGCTCAACGGGTTTCCGGCCGTCAATCACGGTCTCGCCGGCTGCCGGCAGGTGGTCGAGGCGGTCAAATCCCCCGTTCAGGTCCGGCACGGAACCCCCGACGCGCGGCTTCTCGCCGAGATCACGCTCGCGGCCGGCTTCACGAGCTATGAAGGCGGCGGCATTTCCTATAACATCCCCTATGCAAAGAAAGTTCCTCTGCAGAAGAGCATCGACGACTGGAAATACGTCGACCGGCTCGTCGGCTGGTATGAGGAGAACGGCGTCAGCATCAATCGCGAGCCGTTCGGCCCCCTGACGGGCACCCTCGTGCCCCCCTTCGTCAGCCACGTCGTCGCCATCGTCGAAGGCCTGCTGGCGCTCGGGCAGGGCGTCCGGTCCCTGACGCTGGGCTACGGCCAGGGCGGCAACTTCATCCAGGACGTCGCGGCCATGCTTTCGCTTCGGGAACTGGCCGACGAGTATTTCAGAAAGGCCGGCTTCTCCGGCTACGACCTGACGACCGTGTTTCACCAGTGGATGGGCGGCTTCCCCGAGGACGAGTCGAAGGCGTTCTCGGTCATCTGCTGGGGCTCGACCGTCGCGGCCCTGTCTGGCGCGACGAAGGTGATCGTGAAAACCCCGCACGAGGCGCGCGGCATTCCCACGAAGGAGGCGAATGCCGCCGGGCTGAAGGCGACGCGCCAGGTCGTGAACATGCTGGCGGATCAGCGCGCCGTGATGAGCCCTCGGCTTCAGGAAGAAATCGAGATCATCAAAAAGGAAGTGCGTACGGTGATGGATGCCGTCGAGAGGCTCGGGAACGGGGATATCGAAGCCGGCATCATCGCGGCGTTCGCGGCGGGCGTGATGGACGTGCCGTTCGCCCCCGCGACCTGCAATCATGGCAAGATTCTGCCGATCCGGGACAACGAAGGGTGCATCCGACTGTTCCAGCGCGGCAACGTGCCGATGACGGACGACGTCTGGGCGTTCCACCAGGAACGTCTCCACCAGCGCGCAAGCGCCGAGAAGCGCGCCCTCTGCTTCCAGATGGTTACGGACGACATCTACGCGGTCAGCAAGGGAAAACTCGTCGGAAGGCCCCGATGA
- a CDS encoding methylaspartate ammonia-lyase, producing MKIRRAMFAKGVSSFFFDDQRAIKKGATHDGFVYRGEPVTPGFRSIRVAGEAISVMLELEDGQIALGDCCAVQYSGAGGRDPLFLADTYLPFLEKNVRPLLEGLEIAKFRDLVGRFMTLEFEGRKLHTALRYGLSQALLDARAKATHRLMAEVVCDEYGLPVVAERVPVFAQTGDNRYENADKMILKRVEALPHGLINNIDEKLGRDGSKLREYIRWLVKRIRELRVDPSYAPALHIDVYGTIGQAFGGDLTKVSEYLASLEPDAGGLPLYIEGPVDVEHRERQIEALATICGQLKTKGSKVRVVADEWCNTFEDVRDFADAGAGHMLQIKTPDLGGVQDIVESVLYCKQKGVEAYQGGTCNETDVSARCCVHLAVAARADRMLAKPGMGFDEGFNIVNNEMERTLAILRSRN from the coding sequence ATGAAGATCAGACGGGCGATGTTTGCGAAGGGGGTTTCGTCGTTTTTCTTCGACGATCAGCGGGCGATCAAGAAGGGCGCGACGCACGACGGTTTCGTCTACAGGGGCGAGCCGGTCACGCCGGGGTTCCGCAGCATCCGCGTCGCGGGTGAGGCGATCTCGGTGATGCTCGAACTCGAGGACGGACAGATCGCCCTCGGCGACTGCTGCGCGGTCCAGTATTCCGGCGCCGGCGGCCGCGACCCGCTCTTCCTCGCCGACACGTATCTGCCGTTCCTCGAAAAGAACGTCCGCCCCCTGCTCGAGGGCCTCGAAATCGCGAAATTCCGGGACCTCGTCGGCCGCTTCATGACGCTCGAGTTCGAAGGGAGGAAGCTGCACACGGCGCTTCGTTACGGGCTTTCCCAGGCGCTGCTCGACGCCCGCGCGAAGGCGACGCACCGGTTGATGGCGGAGGTCGTCTGCGACGAGTACGGCCTGCCCGTCGTCGCCGAGCGGGTTCCCGTGTTCGCCCAGACGGGCGACAACCGCTATGAAAACGCCGACAAGATGATCCTCAAGCGCGTCGAGGCCCTTCCCCACGGGCTGATCAACAACATCGACGAGAAGCTGGGCCGCGACGGTTCGAAACTGCGCGAGTATATCCGCTGGCTCGTGAAACGCATCCGCGAACTGAGGGTCGATCCGTCGTACGCGCCTGCATTACATATCGATGTATATGGTACTATCGGACAAGCGTTCGGCGGCGACCTGACGAAGGTCTCCGAATATCTCGCCTCCCTGGAGCCGGATGCCGGCGGTCTGCCCCTGTATATCGAGGGCCCCGTCGACGTCGAGCACCGCGAGCGCCAGATCGAGGCCCTGGCGACGATCTGCGGCCAGCTGAAAACAAAGGGTTCGAAGGTGCGCGTCGTCGCGGACGAATGGTGCAACACGTTCGAGGACGTCCGCGACTTCGCGGACGCGGGCGCCGGCCATATGCTCCAGATCAAGACCCCCGACCTGGGCGGCGTCCAGGACATCGTCGAAAGCGTCCTCTACTGCAAACAGAAGGGCGTCGAAGCCTACCAGGGCGGCACATGCAACGAAACCGACGTCTCGGCGCGCTGCTGCGTGCATCTCGCCGTGGCCGCCAGGGCTGACCGGATGCTGGCCAAGCCGGGCATGGGGTTCGACGAGGGGTTCAATATCGTCAACAATGAAATGGAACGCACGCTCGCAATCCTGCGCAGCCGGAATTGA
- the glmS gene encoding methylaspartate mutase subunit S, translating to MQPIPVVLGVIGFDCHSVGNKILDAFFTQAGFKVTNLGVMVSQEEFISAAIETGAKAILVSSLYGHGEIDCAGLRDKCIEKGLDHIKLYVGGNLVVGKTPFDTVEKKFIAMGYDRVFPPDIDLEQATRLIREDIERSGHIGCSEGGHG from the coding sequence ATGCAGCCCATCCCGGTCGTTCTCGGCGTCATCGGCTTCGACTGCCACTCCGTCGGCAACAAGATCCTCGACGCGTTCTTCACGCAGGCGGGATTCAAGGTCACGAATCTCGGCGTCATGGTCAGCCAGGAAGAGTTCATCAGCGCGGCGATCGAGACCGGTGCGAAGGCGATCCTCGTTAGTTCTCTCTACGGACACGGCGAGATCGACTGCGCCGGCCTTCGGGACAAGTGCATCGAAAAAGGACTGGACCACATCAAACTGTATGTGGGCGGCAACCTGGTCGTCGGGAAAACCCCCTTCGACACGGTCGAAAAGAAGTTCATCGCCATGGGCTACGATCGGGTGTTTCCGCCCGATATCGACCTCGAACAGGCCACCAGGCTGATCCGCGAGGACATCGAACGGTCGGGCCACATCGGCTGTTCCGAGGGCGGCCACGGGTGA
- the uraA gene encoding uracil permease, translating to MSQRVIQVEERLPLLQTLPLSLQHLFAMFGATVLVPFLFKVNPATSLLMNGIGTLVYLIVSRGRIPAYLGSSFAFIAPTFAIMADPQLGGYAAAQGGFIAFGIFFIAVSQLVRVAGIAWIDVVFPPAAMGAIVAVIGLELAPVAAQMAGLSGAIAEGSLFTAGQAITVSLATLAVIVLSSVLLRGFLAVIPVLIGTVAGYAVSLAMGIVDLQAISQAAWFEPPHLYTPVFNATAIMVMAPAFLVVLAEHIGHLVVTGNIVGRDLVKDPGLDRSLLGDGISNVLSGIAGATPNTTYGENIGVMAITRVYSVWVIGGAAVIAVLISFCGKLAAMIRSIPTPVMGGVCLLLFGVIAAAGIRMLIEKRVDYTQSRNLILTALVLITGVSGAAIKLGTIELKGMALGTVVSVVISLGFAAFRKLGLMQEIAPAVLEVDPQPSDATAAPPPPMVH from the coding sequence ATGAGCCAGCGCGTCATCCAGGTCGAGGAGCGGCTGCCGCTTCTCCAGACCCTTCCCCTCAGCCTTCAGCACCTGTTCGCCATGTTCGGCGCCACGGTGCTCGTCCCGTTCCTGTTCAAAGTGAACCCGGCGACGTCCCTGCTGATGAACGGCATCGGGACGCTCGTCTACCTCATCGTCTCACGCGGCCGCATTCCGGCGTATCTCGGCTCGAGCTTCGCCTTCATCGCTCCGACCTTCGCCATCATGGCCGATCCGCAGCTGGGCGGCTACGCGGCGGCCCAGGGAGGCTTTATAGCATTTGGAATATTTTTCATCGCCGTTTCCCAGCTCGTCCGGGTCGCCGGCATCGCCTGGATCGACGTCGTGTTTCCCCCGGCGGCGATGGGCGCCATCGTCGCGGTCATCGGCCTCGAACTGGCCCCGGTCGCGGCGCAAATGGCCGGTCTGAGCGGCGCGATCGCCGAGGGCAGCCTGTTTACCGCCGGCCAGGCGATAACGGTCTCGCTCGCGACGCTGGCCGTGATCGTCCTCTCGTCGGTTCTCCTGCGTGGATTTCTGGCCGTCATCCCGGTCCTGATCGGCACGGTGGCGGGCTACGCGGTGTCGCTGGCGATGGGCATCGTCGATCTGCAGGCGATTTCCCAGGCCGCCTGGTTCGAGCCGCCGCACCTGTACACCCCCGTGTTCAACGCGACCGCGATCATGGTGATGGCGCCGGCCTTCCTCGTCGTGCTGGCCGAGCACATCGGCCATCTGGTCGTCACCGGCAACATCGTCGGCCGTGACCTGGTGAAGGACCCCGGTCTCGACCGTTCCCTGCTCGGCGACGGCATCTCGAACGTGCTGTCCGGCATCGCAGGGGCGACGCCGAACACGACCTACGGCGAGAACATCGGCGTCATGGCGATCACGCGCGTCTACAGCGTCTGGGTCATCGGCGGTGCGGCCGTCATCGCGGTGCTGATCTCGTTCTGCGGCAAGCTCGCGGCGATGATCCGGAGCATCCCGACCCCCGTCATGGGCGGCGTCTGCCTGCTGCTGTTCGGCGTCATCGCGGCCGCAGGCATCCGCATGCTGATCGAAAAGCGCGTCGATTACACCCAGTCGCGCAACCTCATCCTGACCGCGCTCGTCCTGATCACCGGCGTCAGCGGCGCCGCGATCAAGCTCGGCACGATCGAACTCAAGGGCATGGCGCTGGGCACCGTCGTCTCGGTCGTCATCAGCCTCGGCTTCGCCGCGTTCCGAAAACTCGGCCTGATGCAGGAAATTGCACCGGCCGTCCTGGAAGTCGACCCGCAGCCGTCGGATGCCACCGCCGCTCCTCCCCCTCCCATGGTTCATTGA